A single window of Brachyhypopomus gauderio isolate BG-103 chromosome 21, BGAUD_0.2, whole genome shotgun sequence DNA harbors:
- the psmb11b gene encoding proteasome subunit beta type-11b codes for MQFLQEMALQEICGFQNVSFYSQWKSLRLSSMSSGNTLVFGRGFGEDSTTTLGQWSCSSSPLEFYVPESEYLSESPIEFGQIRPDANTPWANSEPDDHLHDSLPSLFIYSPIPLSAYPSVPLPFPLGHGTTTLGFVFQGGVIAAADSRSSCSGLVACPASQKILPVHSHLVGTTSGTSADCALWKRILSRELRLYQLRHRRRLSTGGAAKLLSHMLHPFKGTELCVAATLCGWDGDEGSLRGRTRTGDEQITASKHTGPRLYYVCSDGLRLQGELFSVGSGSPYAYSVLDERIQWGLGVDEAVSIAREAVYRATHRDAYSGNNVDLYHVTAKGWRRRQREDLKEEYYREKEKERRRMEERSREKYKMSRC; via the coding sequence ATGCAGTTTTTACAAGAAATGGCTTTACAAGAAATATGCGGTTTCCAAAATGTCTCCTTCTACTCTCAGTGGAAAAGTCTACGTTTGTCATCCATGTCTTCAGGAAACACTCTCGTGTTTGGAAGAGGGTTTGGAGAAGATTCCACTACCACACTGGGGCAATGGAGCTGCTCTTCAAGTCCACTGGAGTTTTATGTGCCAGAGTCAGAATACTTATCAGAGAGTCCCATTGAGTTTGGTCAAATCCGCCCTGACGCTAACACACCATGGGCCAATTCTGAACCAGATGACCACCTCCACGACTCTTtaccctctctcttcatctactcccccatccctctctccgccTATCCCTCTGTCCCTCTTCCTTTCCCACTGGGTCATGGCACCACCACACTGGGCTTCGTTTTCCAGGGCGGGGTGATCGCCGCAGCCGATTCCCGCTCCAGCTGTTCTGGCCTGGTGGCCTGCCCGGCCTCCCAGAAGATCCTGCCTGTCCACTCCCACCTGGTGGGTACCACGTCAGGCACCTCCGCGGACTGTGCCCTCTGGAAACGCATCCTGTCGAGGGAGCTGCGTCTCTACCAGCTCCGGCACCGCAGGAGGCTGTCAACAGGGGGCGCTGCTAAGCTGCTGTCCCACATGCTGCACCCGTTTAAGGGCACCGAGTTGTGCGTGGCTGCTACTTTGTGCGGATGGGATGGAGACGAGGGTTCGCTGCGTGGGAGGACACGGACTGGGGATGAGCAGATCACAGCTTCAAAACACACTGGCCCCAGACTTTATTACGTGTGTAGTGATGGCCTCCGCCTGCAGGGGGAGCTCTTCTCGGTGGGTTCTGGCTCTCCGTATGCTTACTCGGTGCTGGATGAAAGAATCCAGTGGGGGCTGGGCGTGGACGAGGCTGTCTCCATTGCCAGAGAGGCTGTGTACAGGGCCACGCACAGAGACGCTTACTCAGGCAACAACGTGGACCTTTATCATGTTACTGCTAAAGGCTGGAGgcggagacagagggaggaccTCAAAGAGGAGTactacagagagaaagagaaggagaggaggagaatggAGGAGAGAAGTAGGGAGAAATACAAGATGAGCCGATGCTGA